A window of the Brassica oleracea var. oleracea cultivar TO1000 chromosome C1, BOL, whole genome shotgun sequence genome harbors these coding sequences:
- the LOC106306037 gene encoding uncharacterized protein LOC106306037, translating into MAFSRQITDGKIAASTTVTKKSDVPTPRPNCCFTCLTKLIRKLKRKGRLLVSATAARRQGSSLQWRYDPMSYSLNFDGGACSKLPDDEDYYFRFYAFSSRYVTTSITKTRPPFTRETLSTSSHEFA; encoded by the coding sequence ATGGCTTTTTCCCGGCAAATAACCGACGGCAAGATCGCTGCCTCAACTACCGTGACTAAGAAGTCCGATGTTCCTACTCCGCGGCCAAACTGCTGCTTCACGTGCCTTACGAAACTCATCAGAAAACTGAAGAGAAAGGGGAGGTTACTGGTGTCGGCGACGGCTGCTCGGAGACAGGGGAGTTCGCTGCAATGGCGGTACGATCCAATGAGCTATTCACTGAACTTTGACGGTGGCGCGTGTAGTAAACTTCCCGATGATGAGGATTATTATTTCCGGTTCTATGCGTTTTCTTCCAGATACGTTACTACTAGTATTACCAAAACGAGACCACCATTTACTCGTGAAACTCTCTCTACCAGTTCACATGAATTCGCGTAA
- the LOC106305985 gene encoding uncharacterized protein LOC106305985 isoform X1, with protein sequence MVFAVCVGNASLVSMELRWVRRSKCDDAASALPRSIPIFISTLKKDVNLEELRHLYSRCDHSCHRFSKNGSGIVDMKKLRTAISRSDVVVSVFCKPHHAVLVEESASVNDDDAEEESLSSDSRKQNKDESSLGDMFQDVLPLNPTNGQLVGFGRAYSDYGLTASVHDLMVLPSLQRMGIGKLIVNRITRLLTSRDIYDIAALCFEHERPFFKACGFADDRMGSTTMMFTKSLEA encoded by the exons ATGGTTTTTGCGGTTTGTGTTGGTAATGCATCTCTTGTATCTATGGAACTGAGGTGGGTAAGAAGAAGCAAATGTGATGATGCTGCATCTGCATTGCCTCGTTCGATACCAATTTTTATCTCTACCTTGAAGAAAGACGTAAATCTAGAGGAGCTGAGGCATTTGTATTCACGTTGTGACCACTCTTGCCACCGTTTCTCCAAGAATGGTAGTGGCATCGTTGACATGAAGAAGCTGCGTACAGCTATCTCCCGCAGCGATGTTGTTGTCTCTGTGTTTTGCAAACCTCATCACGCTGTTCTTGTTGAAGAGAGCGCCAGTGTTAATGATGATGATGCTGAAGAAGAAAGTTTGTCTTCAGATTCAAGGAAACAAAACAAGGATGAGAGTTCTCTGGGAGATATGTTTCAGGACGTGCTGCCTCTCAATCCTACAAATGGCCAGCTTGTTGGGTTTGGTCGTGCCTATTCTGATTATGGCTTGACCGCTTCTGTTCACGATCTAATG GTTTTACCTTCACTACAACGAATGGGGATTGGTAAACTGATTGTTAACAGAATCACCAG GCTTCTCACAAGCAGAGACATCTACGACATAGCAGCTCTCTGCTTCGAGCATGAAAG GCCATTCTTCAAAGCCTGTGGGTTTGCAGATGACAGAATGGGTTCCACAACGATGATGTTCACGAAGAGCTTGGAGGCCTAA
- the LOC106305985 gene encoding uncharacterized protein LOC106305985 isoform X2 has translation MVFAVCVGNASLVSMELRWVRRSKCDDAASALPRSIPIFISTLKKDVNLEELRHLYSRCDHSCHRFSKNGSGIVDMKKLRTAISRSDVVVSVFCKPHHAVLVEESASVNDDDAEEESLSSDSRKQNKDESSLGDMFQDVLPLNPTNGQLVGFGRAYSDYGLTASVHDLMVLPSLQRMGIGKLIVNRITRDIYDIAALCFEHERPFFKACGFADDRMGSTTMMFTKSLEA, from the exons ATGGTTTTTGCGGTTTGTGTTGGTAATGCATCTCTTGTATCTATGGAACTGAGGTGGGTAAGAAGAAGCAAATGTGATGATGCTGCATCTGCATTGCCTCGTTCGATACCAATTTTTATCTCTACCTTGAAGAAAGACGTAAATCTAGAGGAGCTGAGGCATTTGTATTCACGTTGTGACCACTCTTGCCACCGTTTCTCCAAGAATGGTAGTGGCATCGTTGACATGAAGAAGCTGCGTACAGCTATCTCCCGCAGCGATGTTGTTGTCTCTGTGTTTTGCAAACCTCATCACGCTGTTCTTGTTGAAGAGAGCGCCAGTGTTAATGATGATGATGCTGAAGAAGAAAGTTTGTCTTCAGATTCAAGGAAACAAAACAAGGATGAGAGTTCTCTGGGAGATATGTTTCAGGACGTGCTGCCTCTCAATCCTACAAATGGCCAGCTTGTTGGGTTTGGTCGTGCCTATTCTGATTATGGCTTGACCGCTTCTGTTCACGATCTAATG GTTTTACCTTCACTACAACGAATGGGGATTGGTAAACTGATTGTTAACAGAATCACCAG AGACATCTACGACATAGCAGCTCTCTGCTTCGAGCATGAAAG GCCATTCTTCAAAGCCTGTGGGTTTGCAGATGACAGAATGGGTTCCACAACGATGATGTTCACGAAGAGCTTGGAGGCCTAA
- the LOC106305906 gene encoding protein FAR1-RELATED SEQUENCE 1 isoform X2 — MEIDLEMSSEECDDDQRINKGLEFESKEEAFEFYKEYAKSIGFNTIIKASRRSRMSGKFIDAKFVCTRYGTKKTDEEEEEDINIPQARKRGRRINHSSSKTDCKACLHVKKRQDGRWVIRALVKEHNHETFPPGQVSSIRDSYGREREMKKSRKFQALEGGDVERLLSFFTDMQAENPFFFYSVDQCLRSVFWVDAKGRLDYACFSDVVSVDTTFVKNEYKLPLVAFIGVNHHGQFLLLGCGLLLDDESTKSGFVWLFGAWLKAMNGRQPRVILTKHDQTLKEAVSEALPASRHCFNTWDTLGQMSEKVGQGFVDEINEVIYGSCKGDEFEERWCEVVDRFDVRDNVWIQSLYEDREHWVPVYMQDVSLAGMCSADSVLDKYIQRKTTLRAFLDQYKRMVQERVEEEEKAEIETLCKQPGLKSPSPFGKQMAELYTREMFKRFQVEVLGGVACHPKIESDDGNNKKMTFRVQDYEQNRGFVVVWRSESSEVVCSCRLFEFKGFLCRHAMIVLQMSGELSVPSRYVLNRWRKDARRREAVVSDLIGGGSSKAQRYTDLCLRSLKLSEEASLSEESYNTVMNVLNEAFRKCEITSNVIHSVEESDSDAAHEEHNNNNSFNENVADTGQEHSLQEAWKETDLQEQRHRYSILDDYLSAQQVSHEMGQISMMASNRNGYSTSHQNIHSLGQSITQQRLYETDQLSFRPDQVMYERLQDMVKDLN; from the exons ATGGAGATTGATCTCGAAATGTCATCAGAAGAATGTGATGATGATCAAAGGATCAATAAAGGTCTAGAGTTTGAATCCAAAGAGGAAGCCTTTGAGTTCTACAAAGAATACGCTAAATCTATCGGTTTCAACACCATTATAAAAGCTAGCCGTCGTTCAAGAATGTCTGGGAAGTTCATCGACGCCAAGTTCGTCTGTACACGCTACGGAACCAAGAAAACAGATGAAGAAGAAGAAGAAGACATAAACATCCCTCAAGCGAGAAAACGCGGTAGAAGAATCAACCATTCTTCCTCCAAAACTGATTGTAAAGCGTGCTTACACGTCAAGAAAAGACAAGATGGGAGGTGGGTGATTCGGGCTTTGGTCAAGGAGCATAACCACGAGACCTTCCCCCCTGGTCAAGTTAGTTCCATAAGAGATTCTTATGGGCGGGAAAGAGAGATGAAGAAGAGCAGAAAGTTTCAAGCTTTGGAGGGTGGAGACGTTGAGAGACTCCTAAGCTTCTTTACGGATATGCAAGCTGAGAATCCTTTCTTCTTCTACTCCGTTGATCAGTGTCTAAGAAGCGTCTTTTGGGTTGACGCAAAGGGGAGACTGGACTACGCTTGTTTCTCTGATGTTGTGTCTGTAGACACTACGTTCGTTAAGAACGAGTATAAGCTTCCTCTTGTGGCTTTTATTGGAGTTAACCACCACGGACAGTTCTTGTTGCTTGGTTGTGGACTGTTATTAGACGATGAGTCTACTAAATCTGGATTCGTTTGGCTTTTTGGGGCATGGTTAAAGGCGATGAACGGACGTCAACCTAGAGTTATACTCACCAAACACGACCAGACCCTCAAAGAAGCTGTTTCAGAAGCTTTGCCAGCGTCTAGACATTGTTTTAACACGTGGGATACTCTTGGTCAGATGTCTGAGAAGGTTGGTCAAGGCTTTGTAGATGAGATAAACGAAGTTATCTACGGTTCTTGCAAGGGAGATGAGTTTGAAGAGAGATGGTGTGAGGTGGTTGATAGGTTTGATGTGAGGGACAATGTTTGGATTCAATCTCTGTATGAAGATAGAGAACATTGGGTTCCTGTGTATATGCAAGATGTTTCTCTAGCGGGGATGTGTAGTGCAGATTCTGTTTTGGATAAGTACATTCAAAGGAAGACCACTTTGAGAGCGTTTCTTGATCAGTACAAGAGGATGGTACAAGAGAGGGTTGAAGAGGAAGAGAAGGCTGAGATCGAGACGTTGTGTAAACAGCCTGGTTTGAAGTCTCCTTCACCGTTTGGGAAGCAGATGGCTGAGCTGTACACGCGTGAGATGTTCAAGAGGTTTCAGGTTGAGGTGTTGGGAGGCGTTGCTTGTCATCCGAAGATAGAAAGCGATGATGGTAACAACAAGAAGATGACTTTCAGGGTTCAAGACTATGAGCAGAACCGTGGGTTCGTTGTGGTGTGGAGATCTGAATCATCTGAAGTTGTCTGTTCGTGTAGGTTGTTTGAGTTCAAAGGGTTTCTTTGTAGACACGCGATGATTGTTCTGCAGATGTCTGGAGAACTTAGTGTTCCTTCTCGGTATGTGTTGAATCGTTGGAGAAAAGATGCGAGAAGGAGAGAAGCGGTTGTGTCTGATCTGATCGGTGGTGGTTCAAGTAAGGCTCAGCGGTATACGGATCTTTGTCTCCGGTCTTTGAAGTTGAGTGAGGAAGCATCTTTATCTGAAGAGAGCTATAACACTGTGATGAATGTGCTGAATGAAGCTTTTAGAAAGTGTGAGATCACAAGTAATGTGATCCACAGTGTTGAAGAGTCAGACTCTGATGCAGCTCATGAAGAACATAACAACAACAACTCATTTAATGAGAATGTGGCTGACACAGGACAG GAACATTCATTACAAGAAGCCTGGAAAGAAACTGATTTGCAAGAACAAAGACACCGGTACTCGATTCTTGACGACTACCTCAGCGCTCAACAAGTGTCACATGAAATG GGACAAATCAGCATGATGGCCTCAAACCGAAATGGATATTCTACTTCCCATCAAAACATACACTCACTG GGACAATCCATAACACAGCAAAGGCTTTATGAAACT GATCAATTAAGTTTCAGACCAGATCAAGTTATGTATGAAAGACTTCAGGACATGGTAAAAGACTTGAACTAG
- the LOC106305906 gene encoding protein FAR1-RELATED SEQUENCE 1 isoform X1 — translation MEIDLEMSSEECDDDQRINKGLEFESKEEAFEFYKEYAKSIGFNTIIKASRRSRMSGKFIDAKFVCTRYGTKKTDEEEEEDINIPQARKRGRRINHSSSKTDCKACLHVKKRQDGRWVIRALVKEHNHETFPPGQVSSIRDSYGREREMKKSRKFQALEGGDVERLLSFFTDMQAENPFFFYSVDQCLRSVFWVDAKGRLDYACFSDVVSVDTTFVKNEYKLPLVAFIGVNHHGQFLLLGCGLLLDDESTKSGFVWLFGAWLKAMNGRQPRVILTKHDQTLKEAVSEALPASRHCFNTWDTLGQMSEKVGQGFVDEINEVIYGSCKGDEFEERWCEVVDRFDVRDNVWIQSLYEDREHWVPVYMQDVSLAGMCSADSVLDKYIQRKTTLRAFLDQYKRMVQERVEEEEKAEIETLCKQPGLKSPSPFGKQMAELYTREMFKRFQVEVLGGVACHPKIESDDGNNKKMTFRVQDYEQNRGFVVVWRSESSEVVCSCRLFEFKGFLCRHAMIVLQMSGELSVPSRYVLNRWRKDARRREAVVSDLIGGGSSKAQRYTDLCLRSLKLSEEASLSEESYNTVMNVLNEAFRKCEITSNVIHSVEESDSDAAHEEHNNNNSFNENVADTGQEHSLQEAWKETDLQEQRHRYSILDDYLSAQQVSHEMGQISMMASNRNGYSTSHQNIHSLGQSITQQRLYETVRCSLNQVCITSNIYFIGELLSWFN, via the exons ATGGAGATTGATCTCGAAATGTCATCAGAAGAATGTGATGATGATCAAAGGATCAATAAAGGTCTAGAGTTTGAATCCAAAGAGGAAGCCTTTGAGTTCTACAAAGAATACGCTAAATCTATCGGTTTCAACACCATTATAAAAGCTAGCCGTCGTTCAAGAATGTCTGGGAAGTTCATCGACGCCAAGTTCGTCTGTACACGCTACGGAACCAAGAAAACAGATGAAGAAGAAGAAGAAGACATAAACATCCCTCAAGCGAGAAAACGCGGTAGAAGAATCAACCATTCTTCCTCCAAAACTGATTGTAAAGCGTGCTTACACGTCAAGAAAAGACAAGATGGGAGGTGGGTGATTCGGGCTTTGGTCAAGGAGCATAACCACGAGACCTTCCCCCCTGGTCAAGTTAGTTCCATAAGAGATTCTTATGGGCGGGAAAGAGAGATGAAGAAGAGCAGAAAGTTTCAAGCTTTGGAGGGTGGAGACGTTGAGAGACTCCTAAGCTTCTTTACGGATATGCAAGCTGAGAATCCTTTCTTCTTCTACTCCGTTGATCAGTGTCTAAGAAGCGTCTTTTGGGTTGACGCAAAGGGGAGACTGGACTACGCTTGTTTCTCTGATGTTGTGTCTGTAGACACTACGTTCGTTAAGAACGAGTATAAGCTTCCTCTTGTGGCTTTTATTGGAGTTAACCACCACGGACAGTTCTTGTTGCTTGGTTGTGGACTGTTATTAGACGATGAGTCTACTAAATCTGGATTCGTTTGGCTTTTTGGGGCATGGTTAAAGGCGATGAACGGACGTCAACCTAGAGTTATACTCACCAAACACGACCAGACCCTCAAAGAAGCTGTTTCAGAAGCTTTGCCAGCGTCTAGACATTGTTTTAACACGTGGGATACTCTTGGTCAGATGTCTGAGAAGGTTGGTCAAGGCTTTGTAGATGAGATAAACGAAGTTATCTACGGTTCTTGCAAGGGAGATGAGTTTGAAGAGAGATGGTGTGAGGTGGTTGATAGGTTTGATGTGAGGGACAATGTTTGGATTCAATCTCTGTATGAAGATAGAGAACATTGGGTTCCTGTGTATATGCAAGATGTTTCTCTAGCGGGGATGTGTAGTGCAGATTCTGTTTTGGATAAGTACATTCAAAGGAAGACCACTTTGAGAGCGTTTCTTGATCAGTACAAGAGGATGGTACAAGAGAGGGTTGAAGAGGAAGAGAAGGCTGAGATCGAGACGTTGTGTAAACAGCCTGGTTTGAAGTCTCCTTCACCGTTTGGGAAGCAGATGGCTGAGCTGTACACGCGTGAGATGTTCAAGAGGTTTCAGGTTGAGGTGTTGGGAGGCGTTGCTTGTCATCCGAAGATAGAAAGCGATGATGGTAACAACAAGAAGATGACTTTCAGGGTTCAAGACTATGAGCAGAACCGTGGGTTCGTTGTGGTGTGGAGATCTGAATCATCTGAAGTTGTCTGTTCGTGTAGGTTGTTTGAGTTCAAAGGGTTTCTTTGTAGACACGCGATGATTGTTCTGCAGATGTCTGGAGAACTTAGTGTTCCTTCTCGGTATGTGTTGAATCGTTGGAGAAAAGATGCGAGAAGGAGAGAAGCGGTTGTGTCTGATCTGATCGGTGGTGGTTCAAGTAAGGCTCAGCGGTATACGGATCTTTGTCTCCGGTCTTTGAAGTTGAGTGAGGAAGCATCTTTATCTGAAGAGAGCTATAACACTGTGATGAATGTGCTGAATGAAGCTTTTAGAAAGTGTGAGATCACAAGTAATGTGATCCACAGTGTTGAAGAGTCAGACTCTGATGCAGCTCATGAAGAACATAACAACAACAACTCATTTAATGAGAATGTGGCTGACACAGGACAG GAACATTCATTACAAGAAGCCTGGAAAGAAACTGATTTGCAAGAACAAAGACACCGGTACTCGATTCTTGACGACTACCTCAGCGCTCAACAAGTGTCACATGAAATG GGACAAATCAGCATGATGGCCTCAAACCGAAATGGATATTCTACTTCCCATCAAAACATACACTCACTG GGACAATCCATAACACAGCAAAGGCTTTATGAAACTGTACGTTGTTCACTGAATCAAGTCTGCATAACCTCAAATATTTATTTCATAGGTGAGCTTTTGAGCTGGTTTAATTAA